TTGATCACCTTGTTTTCTATTTGGAGATTGGATATGTCTTTATTGGGTTGGTATTGACTGTGATgttctttatatttttcagATCAAGAAAATGGACATTGAGGCAAGAAGTTTGCAGCCAAATGTCAGGGCTGTTCTTCTTGCTAAGTTGAGGGAATACAAATCAGATCTGAATAATCTGAAAAGCGAAGTTAAAAGACTTGTATCTGGCAACTTAAATGCATCTGCCCGGGATGAGTTGTTGGAATCAGGCATGGCTGATGCTTTGACGGTATGCATTGATTTCTACAGCTCCTTAAAAAGTTTTAAATAGTATCAGTAATTTGTGAAGGTGTTTAGATACTTGGGGCAATGAGTTTCTCATGGATGTTGCTATGCAACCAAACTtggatttttctctttttctctttctatTTATTGTGAGGAGGATCCTGTTTTTATTAGTTATTAGTTACAGTAATCTAAACTAACTAGTCCAGAAATAGATTTTGAACATCCTCACTGGTATCCAAAGAGGCATCTTTTGGAATATTGCATGTCTACTTGTCTAGTGAAATAAGCTGCTCCTGAAGGATAAAGAATCCAGTTTGTGTAAATTTGTTTATCACCAAGCTCCTTGtcttttgtttctttacttcCTGTGGATGTGATATTTGATGCTACTATGCTTTCTTGCGTTTGTCGATTATACTTTAACACACAATACTTGATGCCAATGCATCAGGCATCAGCAGATCAGAGAACGAGGTTGATGACGACGACAGAGAAATTAGACAAGACCAGTGATAGAGTTCAGAACAGCAGAAGAACCATGCTGGAAACAGAAGACCTTGGTGTTTCAATTCTTCAAGATTTGCATTCACAGCGACAGTCTCTCTTACATGCTCATGGCACGGTAATAATCTATATAGTATTTGAGACATTTCTTAACAATAAAATCAGAGAAGAATGCGGTacaattatttttcttgtaCATTCAAAGGTTAAATATTGTCATAATCAATTTTGGCTGCTTTCTCTTTGATTGCAGCTTCATGGCGTGGATGACAACGTGGGCAAGAGCAAGAAAATTTTGACATCCATGACaaggaggatgaacaaaaacaAGTGGATAATTGGCTCGATTATTGGAGTTCTTGTCATTGCTATCGCATTGATATTGTACTTCAAACTTAGATAGACAAGATTTCCTCTTTGTTAGCTTGCCTGTGTTACAAACCGACacatttcttaattttcttgtttctcCTTATATTTTGAGTGTGCAAATTGAGTTCTTGTAATGGTGATCCTCTGAGTGTATAAATGTCAACATTACCGAATTGTTCTTTTGTTGGACGCTTTCTCCTAGTTCAAAGTAATGCTTGCTTTTCGCTAAACTAATTTGGACACCTATGCCAAGTTCCGGCAAATTGCCTTACgcattggttttggttttccctGTAACAACTAACAAAGCTAGTCTTCAATAAAAGGCTTTCCTCGCAATACATCCCTCATATACTGTATTTACTTTGTGGGTTAACCACGGTAATAACATGTTTATTTTCCAGTCAAAATAAATGTAACAAATTGTTAAATTtggaatatatataaactGAAGGCCCCAATATGCAATATTACTATTTTCCAGTGTTGGTTTCAAAAATACGGAGCTATAAGCGCTTCTTCAGTcttcacttcttcttcttcttcttcttcatttccgACGATCACCTTTGACTTTAAAAGAAGCCGTCGGCGATTTCTCCAATCCCAAACGACATGTCGTCGCCATTTCCCGCCCTCGCcctcatctctctcttcctcctctccacACTCACACTCTCCCAAGCTCACGACACAGTCTGCATCGTCGGCGCCGGCATCGGCGGCGCCTCCGTCGCCCACTTCCTCCGCGAATACTCCACTCTCAACCTCACAATCCGAATCTTCGAGCGAAACCCCGTCGTCGGAGGCCGCATGGCGACGGTCAACGTCTCCGGCGAGTTCTTCGAGGCCGGCGCCTCTATCCTCCACCCCAAGAACTTCCACGCCGTCAACTACACCAAGCTGCTCAACCTCACCGTCAACGCGCCGTCGGACGATTCCGAGGGCTTCGGGATTTGGGACGGCGAGAAGTTCATATTCAAGACTCTGAGCTTCAAATCGAAGCTTCCATTTGTGGACAAAATCGTGTCAATTGCGAATTCGCTGCTGCTGTTCGTCCGGTACGGCTACTCGCTCGTCAGAATGAACAGACTCGTAGAGGTTTGATACCTGTGATTGCTGCAATGTGTTTCGATTTCGGAGTGACTGTTTTGTTTCGATTTGATTGTGTGTTTGGTTTTTGTGGTGCAGACTATGTTGAATAACTTCTTCAAGTATTATGAGAGCTTGGAGACTAGGCCGGTTTTCGAGGCGGTGGATGAGATGCTTAGATGGTCTGGATTGTACAATCTGACTGCGAGGACTTTGGCTGAGGAGTTGGCTGATGCTGGACTGGCTCCCTTGTTGATCAAAGAGCTTGTCACTGTAAGAACTTTTCGCCACGCATCAGTTTTGTTAGGCTGTTTCTTTTATTAAGTGATGTAATGATTAAGTTCAAAAGTTAGTTTTGCCATTTTATTAGTAGTTTCACTTTGGTTGAGTTGGTTTCGGTCTGTTGTGAATCTTGTGATAGTCTGAGCTAGCTATTTAGTATTGAATACAGATATCGCCTGCCTCCATGTATGCGTTTAAGAGTGTTTTGAGTTAAGATCTGGGTTCATGTCGTAGAATTGTATAGGAGCCTGTAGATATATAGTAGAAATGGGTCTTGTTGGAGACATGGTTTTGGTGGGTTTTCTAGATTGACAAATGATCAGCCATCTCTCTAAAGTAGGAACGGTTTTAGAATCCGAGTCAAGAGGAATCACCTTATTGCAAAGGTTGCAACCTTAGTTTTTGCATTTGTTCTTTTAGAAAGAAGCATATGTAGAGGGAAATGGCTATGAGAAATAGAccagagaagaaaaataagatCAGGGACGTAGAGATAAGTCTACAAAAATGAACTATGAACttattatgtatttatgttgAGTCGCCTACAAAGAAGTTAGAGTTGGATGCCTTATATGTcttttggaatttatgtggACTCCTCAGCAGTGAATTTCTTGAAtccttttctttattttgttgAGCCTCCCATTTATATTTCTGATTCATTTTTATGGTGCAAGATCATCCTACCTTTGTATTGCTCAACAGTAAAATATATCTTTGAGCTGGTACATTCACTACCTCCCTGCATAGCTGGTACAAAATATCATCGTACAttcatttttgtaattttttgttCTTCAGGTCATCACAAGAATCAATTATGGCCAAAGTGTCAGTATGAGTGGACTTGCTGGTGCGGTTTCGTTGGCAGGATCTGGTGGAGGATTGTGGTCTATCAAGGGAGGGAACTGGCAAATGGCTTCTGGATTGATTGACCGTTCCAATGTTGCATTACATCTTCAGGAAGAGATAAAATCTATTTCTTCAATTGGGGAATACTATGAACTTAATTCTACCATGGGCAATACTTATGCATGTGATGTTGCGGTAGTTGCTACACCTCTAGATGAGCTGAATGTTCAGTTTACACCTTCAGTTTCAATTCCTAAAGGAGTGTTACAACATACACATGCAACTATGGTTAGAGGCCTTTTAAATCCGGTAAGTATCCATGGTTAGAAATAATGTCTTACTTGTGTGTCTGTGTGTAATTTGTATGGCATCCCCCttattaattgtttttttttttaatttttcgacAAGGTATATTTTGGTGTGAATTCAGTGTCAAAACTCCCAGAACTGATAGCCACACTTGAGGATCCTAATCTTCCATTTACATGCATCTCTGTTCTCAAGCAACATGCAAGTAATGATGTCACCTACAAGATATTTTCTCGACAACCATTGGCGGAGGCACTATTGGATAGTGTCTTCAGGTAATGATCTAATCACCTACAACACTCATTTGAAATCAACGAGTAGAGAGAATAGGATGGCTGGTACACATTTTCCACCATGTTGTGTTCCTTTATCTTGGTTTTACCCCATTGTCCACCGTCCAGAATGTTAACCTTGATTTAATTGTCATAGTGTAATTTTGTCTGTCAACAAAGATGAGATTAAAAGTGTGTAGCATACTACGCTGGATCTCCTGTCTATCTATAGGAGTTATAGTTACTGTCCCCATTTTGAATGCAACCATCCTCATGCTATAtacttaaaaaaaagaatcaaatATGTCATGTGTCTTCCTCCCTTATTGATCTGTTTCCTTGGCTTTGCCTGACTAACAAATAgaggcttttttttttcttttttccgtCCCCCTATTGTTGTCTGTTCACCTTTGATCCTCTTATGGTACTTCACAACCTAGTCTCCCACATTGATGGCTGTTGCAATGGTGGCATGTTTGCCTGTTTGCCAAAGTTGCCTTACTCAGCCCACTACCTCTTGGTCTTTAGCCTTGGGGCTTGAAACTTTTTCTTCTGAAAATAACTATTTATATTAGCTCCTGTAGACCACTTGTTAACTTTTTCTTAGCAAAAGTTAAGTCGCagtactaaaaaaaaaaaaggtcaagTCGTTGTCCTTATATGTCCGAATATACATGGAAGTTTTCATGACTGTACATGCCTAGATGTTGTTGTGAATACATGACTGCAACAATCATTTGTTCTTTATATATGACTTTCATGTCATATTGTTGTACTGCGAAGCTATTGCTTCGGAGGTTGATTTAGGCATATAGCCTAGTTATAAAAAGAATATCTAGCAAACTCTGATGCTTTTATGGTTTGATTCTTGGGGTGCTATACTGCCATTAATTAGCCATATTTGACTGTAGCCATCAGATTAAATACTAATAATAATCTTGCTTGAACATTCAGCGCAAGGAAGGAGACGATTCGAATAAATTGGGCCGCATACCCTCATTATACGGCTCCTGAAGCATTTGCACCCTTTATATTGGATGGTCAGCACTTGTACTATGTGAATGCTTTTGAGAGTGCAGCAAGCACAATGGAGACGAGCGCTGTTGCGGCTGAGAATGTAGCCAGACTCATCCTGTCAAGGTATCTTAGTGATGTACCTGTGAGTATGAAAATCTTGAGCTCCGGTTCCAATGGGGGAGGGGTTCATGTAGATCTGTGAAATcgtttgtttttctttgataAAGAGATCTGTCAATTGTGCTTCTATCTAAACCTCATTGTAATTGAGTTAGGTGACATTGTGACACAAATGTAGGACATTGCAAAAGTCAAAAACAACTGAAAGAAATATGTTGTAAACTGTAAGAACTTATTAGACACAAGCATTTTCCTCATTACCAACCAGGTCTAGTTGTAAAAACTCGACAGTCTTACAATGTGCGTATCATCAGGAGTAATCTTGTGGTTCTTATACTATCTCCAATAGTGATGCTCCAACATTCGTTTTTTTGGAATGTAAGAAACATATGTATGCCTAATGTATCCGTAGACGTAGCTGTGTGTTCTTCACCAATAGTgtgttatatataataattgcCTTCTGTTGATGTTTACAGTACTGCAACCATTATTTTAAATTAACAAACACCCACGCCGACGCAGCGCGCGGCTACTACACTAGTCTCTACATACTAATATTTTACCAGGATTCAACTTCACACTACCCACTGAAATTGTCATTGACTCATTGggttctttatttttcttcttttgttttatgGGATTAATTAGTCTATTAAAAAAGAAGGGTTTTTCggaatttttaaaaaaaaattagtgaagGTTTTAACACCAAAGCGTAAAAGAGGGGCTTCGATCGATGGAGATAAAGCAAAGCCGTTTTACTGTTCACCATGAATGTTCCCAAAATGCCCATTCATTGGCTGAGTGGAAGATAGCAGGAAGGGTCACAAACGTAAATTCGTTCCCATCTTTTTCtttcgtttttgtttttgttgagcGGAGAGAGTAGTTCTCTCCCAGATAATCTAGTccagtcaaaaaaaaaaaaaaacagaatcgCCGGAGATCATGCCGCACCTGGTGCGCGAGAATCTTTTCATCGGAAACATCACCGACGCAGTCGACATACTCCAAAACGGCAGCTCCACCGTCACTCACATCCTCTCTGTTCTCAGCACCGCCTCGATTTCCTTCTTCACTGACTACAAGAAGGGCCTCACTATCCCCACCAAGGAGATTACCACGGCCTACGCCGCCGACGACGGCGAGGGCTCATCCGGCGGTGGGAAAGTGCTCTACTTGGTGGAATATGCCGGCAAGGATTTGAAGCTGGTGAGGATGGGGGTTCCGATGAGGGATATGGAGAGCGAGaatttgttggatcatttggAGGTGTGTTTGGATTTTATTGATAAGAGTCGAAAAGAGGGGTCTGTTTTGGTGCATTGCTTTGCTGGTGTTTCTAGAAGGTACCACACATTTTGGCGATCTCAATTTTTGTCTTCATTGTCTTGTGAATTTGTTTGAGGTTTAGCAATAACGTTGTTTGCGTGTGTTTATGTTGCAGCGCAGCTATCATTACGGCGTATCTTATGCGAACTGAGCAGTTATCGCAGGAAGGTACGAACAGTTCATGGTATTGTTCCCGCAAGCATAGCTGCTGTTATATAATGGACATCCATTGCTGCTGTTTCTAAAACTCGGATCAATAGTTAGTTTCAGCATGCTCAAGTTAGATACACCTGAGTTGAAGCATTGGGTTTTACACATGGGGACAAGACAGTGGAACATCTATGCTCAGTTGCTCGAATATTTGCCTTTCTTTCGTTCTTTGCATTTGGAGTAGCCATGTTATAAGGTCTAGATAAACAAGAGCTTTTGAGTAACATGTATAATGTCCCACATAAAGTAAATTGAATAATATCAAGTCAAAATGAAAGGACGTGAGATTGGGTAATCCTTTGTTGCTTCAagtatctattttttttcttttctcgacTCTTTCTCTTACCTATGCATTCCTGCAGATGCACTAGGATCCCTGAGGCAAAGCTGTGAGTTTGTTTGCCCCAATGATGGTTTTCTAAATCAGGTAGGCACTGCTATACCATATTATTCTAAAAAGATACTACATGCTCATTTCACTGATATAACCTATCATGGGTTTTACATTTATCTTCTCTTTTATCACTGTTCAGCTAAAAATGTATGAGGAAATGGGCTTCAAGGTTGATCATGCCAGCCCCATATACAAGTCATTTCGCCTCAAAATATTAGGTACGATACTTTctttctgttttcttttttttcgatttctCAGTCAAAGat
This genomic interval from Argentina anserina chromosome 1, drPotAnse1.1, whole genome shotgun sequence contains the following:
- the LOC126790299 gene encoding farnesylcysteine lyase yields the protein MSSPFPALALISLFLLSTLTLSQAHDTVCIVGAGIGGASVAHFLREYSTLNLTIRIFERNPVVGGRMATVNVSGEFFEAGASILHPKNFHAVNYTKLLNLTVNAPSDDSEGFGIWDGEKFIFKTLSFKSKLPFVDKIVSIANSLLLFVRYGYSLVRMNRLVETMLNNFFKYYESLETRPVFEAVDEMLRWSGLYNLTARTLAEELADAGLAPLLIKELVTVITRINYGQSVSMSGLAGAVSLAGSGGGLWSIKGGNWQMASGLIDRSNVALHLQEEIKSISSIGEYYELNSTMGNTYACDVAVVATPLDELNVQFTPSVSIPKGVLQHTHATMVRGLLNPVYFGVNSVSKLPELIATLEDPNLPFTCISVLKQHASNDVTYKIFSRQPLAEALLDSVFSARKETIRINWAAYPHYTAPEAFAPFILDGQHLYYVNAFESAASTMETSAVAAENVARLILSRYLSDVPVSMKILSSGSNGGGVHVDL
- the LOC126790346 gene encoding vesicle transport v-SNARE 13-like, which translates into the protein MSEVFEGYERQYSELSASLTNKCTIAGGLHGEQKKQKISEVKAGIEQAESLIKKMDIEARSLQPNVRAVLLAKLREYKSDLNNLKSEVKRLVSGNLNASARDELLESGMADALTASADQRTRLMTTTEKLDKTSDRVQNSRRTMLETEDLGVSILQDLHSQRQSLLHAHGTLHGVDDNVGKSKKILTSMTRRMNKNKWIIGSIIGVLVIAIALILYFKLR
- the LOC126790309 gene encoding uncharacterized protein LOC126790309 — protein: MPHLVRENLFIGNITDAVDILQNGSSTVTHILSVLSTASISFFTDYKKGLTIPTKEITTAYAADDGEGSSGGGKVLYLVEYAGKDLKLVRMGVPMRDMESENLLDHLEVCLDFIDKSRKEGSVLVHCFAGVSRSAAIITAYLMRTEQLSQEDALGSLRQSCEFVCPNDGFLNQLKMYEEMGFKVDHASPIYKSFRLKILGESYYRGDKIDSSKFGADPGLPSDVTSQLESPPNGGKAGTSAFHCKKCRRLVAVQDNVVDHIPGQGESSFEWRKRKSSNYNNPEDSECSSIFIEPLRWMTAVEEGAMEGKLSCAHCEARLGYFNWSGIQCSCGSWITPAFQLHRSRIDTSSG